TCACCCTGCTTGCCCGGTACATCTAAGCGATGCAGTAAATCGAGGCAGCCTCTGCAAGCATCAAAAACTGCTGCTAAGATGCGACGTCTTGGCCAGGCTGGATCCGGCCACAGCGAATTTTCGTCTTTGCATCCATTATCTAGTTTATAACAGGAACACTATGACCCAGTCCACGCCACGCGTCGCCGATCACCCGGCCCATCCGCAATTCCTCAGCCGCTGGTCGCCGCGCGCCTACGCCAATGACGAGATTTCCGAGCAAGAATTGCTGACCATCCTGGAAGCCGCACGCTGGGCGCCGTCGTCCTACAACTCGCAGCCATGGCGCTTCGTCTTCGCCCGCCGCGGCACACCGCACTGGACCCGCCTGCTGGGCCTGCTCAACGAATTCAACCGCAGCTGGGCCGAAAACGCCTCGGCGCTGGTGATCGTGTTGTCGAAAACCACCTTCGCGCCGCCAGGCAGCAGCGAAGAACTGCCGGCGCCAACCCACTCCTTCGACGCCGGTTCAGC
The sequence above is a segment of the Collimonas sp. PA-H2 genome. Coding sequences within it:
- a CDS encoding nitroreductase family protein codes for the protein MTQSTPRVADHPAHPQFLSRWSPRAYANDEISEQELLTILEAARWAPSSYNSQPWRFVFARRGTPHWTRLLGLLNEFNRSWAENASALVIVLSKTTFAPPGSSEELPAPTHSFDAGSAWGYLALQASLSGWHAHGMAGFDKEKTRTELGVPANFAIEAAVAIGKIGDKAMLPEGLRSKEEPSPRLPLQALVSEGTFTA